From the Jilunia laotingensis genome, the window GTATTAAGAGAAGGTTGGCGAAGCTGGCAGCTCCTATTTTTATCGAAACTTTGCTGATCATGATGCTTGGCGCGGTGGACATCATCATGCTGAGCCGTCATTCGGATAACAGTGTGGCGGCCGTTGGTGTTGTCAACCAGATTATTATGCTGACGTTTTTGGTATTCGAGGTTATCAATCTGGGGACATCCGTTTTATGCTCGCAATATTTAGGCGCGCGATTGGAAAAGAAGGTGGTGCAAGTAGTGGGAATATCATTGCTTGTTAATCTTTTGGTCGGTGGCATAATCAGTCTTTTTCTTTTTTTGATGAACAAAACGATCCTTCATTGGATGGGGTTAAGTCCTGAGCTGATGGCGGACGGTGTGAATTATATGCGTATCGTTGGTGGGTTTGCTTTCTTTCAGGCGATATCCCTAACTTTGTCTGCCTCCTTGCGAAGTGCCAATAAAGCCATTTACCCCATGCTGGTAACGGTAGTCGTCAATATCTTGAATATTGTCGGCAATTATTCGTTGATTTTCGGTAAGTTCGGTTTTCCCGAATTAGGCGTGGAAGGGGCTGCCATATCGACGGCTTTCAGTCGGGGAGTAGCGATGGTGATCCTGTTCGTGATCCTGTTCCGCAAACATATCCACCGGTTCCCGTTGGCTTATTTCCGTCCTTTCCCGTGGATCGAACTAAAGAATCTGATGAAGATCGGTCTGCCATCCGCAGGAGAGCAATTATCGTACAGTTCTTCGCAAGTAGTGATCACCTATTTCATCAATATGCTCGGTGTAGAAGCATTGGCGACCAGGACCTACTGCGTCAATATCATTATGTTTGTCTATCTTTTCAGTATTTCGATGGCTCAGGGAGGTGCTATCTGCATCGGTCATCTGATAGGGGAGAAGAAACCCCATGCAGCCTTTTTATTGGGTAAATATGTGATGAAGAAATCGGTGATGATTACGTTTATACTCTCATGTATCCTGGCGATAGCCGGTCACACCATTTTGGGGTGGCTGACTACCAATCCTGAGATTATCCATATGGGTGTGATCATATTGATAATCGATACCGTACTCGAAATAGGCCGTCCCATTAACATCTTTGCAACAAATGCTCTCCGTGCTGCGGGCGATGTGAATTATCCGTTCTTTGTAGGGCTGATAGTGATGTGGAGTGTTGCAGTGGGAGGAGGCTATTTGTTTGGTATTCATTGGGGTTGGGGCTTGTGCGGCATGTGGGTTGCGTTTCTTTTGGATGAGAATATCCGGGGTGTTATTTTTGTCCGCCGTTGGTATAGCATGAAATGGATACATAAAAGTTTTGTGCGGGCATAAAATGTTTCTATATTTGCAGAAT encodes:
- a CDS encoding MATE family efflux transporter yields the protein MTTHRIQQESIKRRLAKLAAPIFIETLLIMMLGAVDIIMLSRHSDNSVAAVGVVNQIIMLTFLVFEVINLGTSVLCSQYLGARLEKKVVQVVGISLLVNLLVGGIISLFLFLMNKTILHWMGLSPELMADGVNYMRIVGGFAFFQAISLTLSASLRSANKAIYPMLVTVVVNILNIVGNYSLIFGKFGFPELGVEGAAISTAFSRGVAMVILFVILFRKHIHRFPLAYFRPFPWIELKNLMKIGLPSAGEQLSYSSSQVVITYFINMLGVEALATRTYCVNIIMFVYLFSISMAQGGAICIGHLIGEKKPHAAFLLGKYVMKKSVMITFILSCILAIAGHTILGWLTTNPEIIHMGVIILIIDTVLEIGRPINIFATNALRAAGDVNYPFFVGLIVMWSVAVGGGYLFGIHWGWGLCGMWVAFLLDENIRGVIFVRRWYSMKWIHKSFVRA